One Castanea sativa cultivar Marrone di Chiusa Pesio chromosome 4, ASM4071231v1 DNA window includes the following coding sequences:
- the LOC142633075 gene encoding uncharacterized protein LOC142633075, which produces MDVMKEKWKKNLIVKIWERCKSFGGGNKQKQHYYDDNINSLTKSRSWSFDHTKPSDKEERQQKKKCKVAPDGCFSVYVGPQKQRFVVKTEFANHPLFKMLLDDAELEYGYNSQGPILLPCEVDLFYKVLAEMDCGEEVRLGCNFAKGYSPLILRSPARRSISGDYNGCGGGYRLLSPSRMLKMNQL; this is translated from the coding sequence ATGGATGTTATGAAGGAAAAGTGGAAGAAAAATCTGATTGTAAAGATATGGGAGCGGTGCAAATCATTTGGTGGTGGCAACAAGCAGAAGCAGCACTACTATGATGATAATATTAACTCATTGACAAAGAGTAGATCATGGAGTTTTGATCACACCAAGCCATCTGATAAGGAAGAAAggcaacaaaaaaagaagtgcAAAGTGGCTCCTGATGGTTGTTTCTCAGTGTATGTTGGGCCCCAAAAGCAAAGGTTTGTAGTCAAGACTGAGTTTGCTAACCATCCATTGTTCAAGATGCTGCTAGACGATGCTGAATTGGAATATGGGTACAATAGTCAAGGCCCTATTTTGCTTCCTTGTGAAGTGGATTTGTTCTATAAAGTGTTGGCAGAGATGGACTGTGGAGAGGAGGTTAGGCTTGGTTGTAACTTTGCTAAAGGTTATAGTCCATTAATACTTCGAAGTCCAGCTCGGCGATCGATTTCTGGTGATTACAACGGTTGTGGTGGTGGATATAGGCTTCTAAGCCCTTCGAGAATGCTTAAGATGAATCAATTGTAA